One Fictibacillus halophilus genomic window, CCAACTGCTACGTTGGCTGGTGCACCACCAGGACTTTTCTGATAAGTCGTGTTCGTTTCATCGGTTGGAATAAAATCAACAAGTGCTTCTCCTAAAGAAATTACGCCTTTTTTCATCGTATCCGCCCCCTTTTTGTAAAAAAATCAGGCATGGTTAGCCTGATTTCCCGATTTATTTCATTTTAACCTGCAATAATGAAGTTTCACCTTTTGTTGCTTCAGAAGCAGCACGCTTGTCTAAAGATTCAACCGCATCACCGTTTGTGATTACGATCGGCGTTACCGTGCTAGCGGCTTTTTCTTTAATCAATTCCAGGTCAAAGCTTAAAAGCTTATCTCCGGCTTTTACTTTATCTCCTACATTCACATGTCCCTCGAAACCTTCACCATTCATGCTAACCGTTTCAAGACCAACGTGGATCAGAATTTCTGCACCAGCTTCTGATTGGATACCGATTGCATGCTTCGTGTGGAAGAACTGAACGATTTCTCCATCAACTGGAGAGACAACAACACCTTCTGTTGGTTCTATCGCAATCCCATCGCCCATCATCTTCTGAGCGAACGTCGGATCTGGCACCTCTTCAATGTTTACAATTTTTCCTGTTAATGGAGCGATTAGTGTTTCTTCTTTTTTAACTTCTTTTTTTCCAAATAGTTTATTGAACATAATTTTTCACTCACCTTTCAGTTTGCTTTACTTTTATAATTTACACCTGTCTGAACGCTTTAAAACATTTCAGCTTTATTTGGGCATTTTTTGTGTTGTACTTGAAGGTGGTTGATTTCCGTTCCAGGTTGCTCGCTTTCCGCGGGGCAGGCGGTGAGCCACATTCGTACGTTTCACTCTTAAGTGTCTCACCTGCCAGCCTGTCCCGCAGGAGTCTCGCACCTTGCACTACAATCAACTTGTCAATGAGGTATAAAAATAACCCAAAAACAATCTTTCAGATACATACTTACTGATACAAAGAAAGACCAAAGAGCAAGAAACAAGTTCAATGCTCTTCAGGTCCTATTAAACAGGGTAAACTTTCCCTATAAAAGTAATGCAGTGCTTATCTGGTTGTCAACGAGAAAGGCTCTATTACTGATATAGCGCATTGGATAATAATCGGAAAAGATAATCCGTGTGATCACGGAATCCTGCTTCGAGTCCGATCAACGTAACGTCTTTTTGTGCTTCTTCTACAATGACAGATTGCCCCGCCGCTTGTTGATTGTTTTTCCAGTGTCCAGCAACAAAAAAGTTACCGTCTCCTAAAGTTGCGATAGATCTCGAGTTTCCTAAGTCTGTAAACCAAACTGGTCGATAGACAAATCCAAGATCATCTTTTTTATAGCCCGCTGTTACTTCATCTTTTTCATAGTTTACTTTTACGATTCCATTGCTGTTGGAGCCGCCAGTATTAACTTTTATCGTTGTTAATCCGAGCTGGCTTGAAGCTTTAGCGCCACCAGCGCCTACTGAAATATATTTTCCGCCATTATTGATAAATGTTTGTACGTTGTTTTTAAAATTATCATAAGCTTGTTTGCTGCCGATCACGAACGGCTTATTTGCTTCTCTCACATTCTCGTATTGCAGCAATGCGTCCGTTCCTGCATATAGGAACGCATCGTATTGGGATAGACCCTTCTCTGCCACTTCTTTTGGTGTCACTTCTGTTACCGAGAAACCGAGTCGCTCTAATGCGAGCTTCGTACCTGCATGACTTTGCGCTTTATTTATGCCACCATCTTTTAATACAGCTACATTCAGTGCAGATAGCTTTTCTTTTTGTGCTGGAAGTTTTGCTGCTTGCAGCTTGATTCCGGATTCTTTTACCAGCTTTTTATTTTTTGATGAGAGGTTTTCGATATAGAAATTTCCTGCATCGTCTTTATAAACACGCTCACCTTTTTTCATAAGATCGTTCACTAGCTTTACCGCTTGGACAGAGCTGTTGGAAAATACATATGGCCCTTTCCCTTGTAAGGAGCCTTCATATTCAGCCTCTTTAACAGGCTTTGTTTTCGCATTCACTTTTTCATCCACTTCTATCGCTTCAAAGCCCCATAATTCTGGTAGACTCCAGGCTGAAATGTCATACATCGCAGGCGTATCGTTCGTGATATCCTCGCCATCCCACAGCATCGTGTTTGCAAGTCCGGCTTTGGCCTGGCTCATATCGACGATGTACGTACCCGCCGGATAAGCTTGTCCGTTAGCAGAAAAAGGTTTGACCGCTTTCTCTACAGAAATGTCATTTTCAATAAGATGGTTTACCGCTTTTTCGGTAACAGTCGGATCCTTTTCATCTACAGGCAGCACATAAGCATTCGGGAAGAATCCTTCCTCGTGATACGGATGATCAAAGTTGATGCCACGTTCAAAGATCTCAATTTGATCGGTAAGCATTCCTTGTTTGTTCTGAACAGCAAACTTCAATGCTCCCATCACAGCATCGTTTGCCCATCTCACAC contains:
- a CDS encoding PTS sugar transporter subunit IIA, whose protein sequence is MFNKLFGKKEVKKEETLIAPLTGKIVNIEEVPDPTFAQKMMGDGIAIEPTEGVVVSPVDGEIVQFFHTKHAIGIQSEAGAEILIHVGLETVSMNGEGFEGHVNVGDKVKAGDKLLSFDLELIKEKAASTVTPIVITNGDAVESLDKRAASEATKGETSLLQVKMK
- a CDS encoding M14 family zinc carboxypeptidase, which produces MLKKHWVAGVMSLSLLTSMPFAVTAEAPQKKWTNVNNFEEADGSPFNSEHYDFVKYSKIGSVLKKIDRESQRVTLEQTGVSSKGYPMYVVTISNTGDKAKYGHYKKLRKEMFKNPQKAQDWIAENPDFKVPVMINGSIHGTEYIGSDAVLQLIDRFAYDDDAETKEILNSNILIFNVVANPDGRVDGTRFNGNGIDLNRDFITLSQEETKQTVDLITEWNPMVFLDLHGYVNSDDGKPGLIEPCTPPHNPNYEYDLFSKWALDQAKAMEAEIVGNKANYETDLYKNMTGTYIPQRDDSAGWDDYPPIFTPMYAMYHGAYGYTLEAPTNNWDGVRWANDAVMGALKFAVQNKQGMLTDQIEIFERGINFDHPYHEEGFFPNAYVLPVDEKDPTVTEKAVNHLIENDISVEKAVKPFSANGQAYPAGTYIVDMSQAKAGLANTMLWDGEDITNDTPAMYDISAWSLPELWGFEAIEVDEKVNAKTKPVKEAEYEGSLQGKGPYVFSNSSVQAVKLVNDLMKKGERVYKDDAGNFYIENLSSKNKKLVKESGIKLQAAKLPAQKEKLSALNVAVLKDGGINKAQSHAGTKLALERLGFSVTEVTPKEVAEKGLSQYDAFLYAGTDALLQYENVREANKPFVIGSKQAYDNFKNNVQTFINNGGKYISVGAGGAKASSQLGLTTIKVNTGGSNSNGIVKVNYEKDEVTAGYKKDDLGFVYRPVWFTDLGNSRSIATLGDGNFFVAGHWKNNQQAAGQSVIVEEAQKDVTLIGLEAGFRDHTDYLFRLLSNALYQ